One segment of Streptosporangium brasiliense DNA contains the following:
- a CDS encoding MarR family winged helix-turn-helix transcriptional regulator, with amino-acid sequence MGIGDGAVQIRAQGWRTLAALHGLIDAALERALQAGHDLSVVEYTVLDALSRQDGWHMRMQQLARAAALSGSATTRLVSRLEDRGLLTRVLCQDDRRGIYTELTEQGWALLNRARPTHDDVLAKALAEAEQTPELAPLVEALHGLPIDSGAPAV; translated from the coding sequence ATGGGGATCGGCGACGGCGCGGTGCAGATCCGCGCGCAGGGCTGGCGGACGCTCGCCGCGCTGCACGGGCTGATCGACGCCGCGCTGGAGAGGGCGCTGCAGGCCGGCCACGACCTGTCGGTGGTCGAATACACGGTCCTGGACGCGCTGTCGCGCCAGGACGGCTGGCACATGCGCATGCAGCAGCTGGCCCGCGCCGCGGCGCTGTCGGGCAGCGCCACCACCCGGCTGGTCAGCCGGCTCGAAGACCGGGGACTGCTGACCCGGGTCCTGTGCCAGGACGACCGGCGCGGCATCTACACCGAGCTCACCGAGCAGGGGTGGGCGCTGCTGAACAGGGCCCGCCCGACCCACGACGACGTCCTGGCCAAGGCTCTGGCCGAGGCGGAGCAGACCCCGGAGCTCGCGCCGCTGGTCGAGGCCCTGCACGGCCTGCCGATCGACTCCGGGGCGCCGGCCGTCTGA
- a CDS encoding response regulator transcription factor codes for MTIRLLIADDESLLRMAFRMVFEAEPGLEVAGEAGDGDEAARMARLLRPDVVLMDVRMPGVDGIEATRRIVRDSPRSRVLILTTFDLDEYAFAGLKAGASGFLPKNTRPEELLAAIRSVAAGDAAVSPRVTRRLLEKFAPQLMPGVPERDERLAALTSREREVLVQVARGLSNAEVAAAIHLAEATVKTHLSRVLLKLGLRDRAQVVVFAYESGLIRPATADDA; via the coding sequence ATGACGATCCGGCTGCTGATCGCCGACGACGAGTCGTTGCTGCGCATGGCGTTCCGCATGGTGTTCGAGGCCGAGCCGGGCCTGGAGGTGGCCGGCGAGGCGGGCGACGGCGACGAGGCCGCCCGGATGGCCCGGCTGCTACGTCCCGACGTCGTGCTGATGGATGTACGCATGCCCGGCGTCGACGGGATCGAGGCCACCCGCCGGATCGTCAGGGACTCCCCGCGCTCGCGCGTGCTCATCCTGACCACCTTCGACCTGGACGAATACGCCTTCGCCGGGCTGAAGGCCGGGGCCTCGGGCTTCTTGCCGAAGAACACCCGGCCCGAGGAGCTGCTGGCCGCGATCCGCAGCGTGGCGGCAGGCGACGCCGCGGTCTCCCCGCGGGTCACCCGCCGCCTGCTGGAGAAGTTCGCCCCCCAGCTCATGCCCGGCGTTCCCGAGCGCGACGAGCGGCTGGCGGCGCTCACCTCTCGCGAGCGCGAGGTGCTGGTCCAGGTGGCGCGCGGGCTGTCCAACGCGGAGGTCGCCGCGGCGATACACCTGGCCGAGGCCACCGTGAAGACGCACCTCAGCCGGGTCCTGCTGAAGCTGGGGCTGCGGGACCGCGCACAGGTCGTGGTCTTCGCCTACGAGAGCGGTCTCATCCGTCCGGCGACAGCGGATGACGCGTGA
- a CDS encoding pentapeptide repeat-containing protein: MSETHEPARPVPGADLLSLRADCASCSGLCCVALPFSASADFAVDKAAGQPCANLQPDFRCGIHSRLRQQGFPGCTVYDCFGAGQKVTQLTFGGQDWRRAPQTARQMFEVFPIMRQLHELLWYLTEALTLRPALPLHEEIRLALDTTERLTRDSPDSLMELDVAAHRQEVSALLLRTSELVRAGAGRQKKDRRGADLIGANLRGADLRGANLRGAYLIGADLRGADLRVADLIGADLRGADLRGADLTESIFLTQSQLNAAKGDAATALPPTLTRPAHWQSSDTPAAPTSSRPRRRSPRRR, translated from the coding sequence TTGTCCGAGACGCACGAACCCGCGCGCCCCGTCCCCGGCGCCGACCTGCTCAGCCTGCGAGCCGACTGCGCGAGCTGCTCGGGGCTGTGCTGTGTCGCGCTGCCCTTCTCGGCCTCGGCGGACTTCGCGGTCGACAAAGCGGCCGGGCAGCCGTGCGCCAACCTGCAGCCGGACTTCCGCTGCGGCATTCACTCACGCCTCCGGCAGCAGGGCTTCCCGGGCTGCACCGTTTACGACTGCTTCGGCGCGGGACAGAAGGTCACCCAGCTCACCTTCGGCGGACAGGACTGGCGCCGGGCCCCGCAGACCGCACGGCAGATGTTCGAGGTGTTCCCGATCATGCGGCAGCTCCATGAGCTGCTCTGGTATCTGACCGAGGCGCTGACGTTGCGGCCGGCCCTCCCGCTCCACGAGGAGATCCGCCTCGCGCTCGACACGACCGAGCGTCTCACCCGCGACAGCCCCGACTCCCTCATGGAGCTGGACGTGGCAGCGCACCGGCAGGAGGTCAGCGCCCTGCTGCTGCGTACGAGTGAGCTCGTACGGGCCGGAGCCGGCCGCCAGAAGAAGGACCGCAGAGGCGCCGACCTCATCGGGGCCAACCTCAGGGGCGCCGACCTCAGAGGCGCCAACCTGAGAGGCGCCTACCTCATCGGGGCCGATCTCAGGGGTGCCGACCTCAGGGTGGCCGACCTCATCGGGGCCGATCTCCGGGGCGCCGACCTCAGGGGCGCCGACCTCACCGAGAGCATCTTCCTGACCCAGTCCCAGCTCAACGCGGCCAAGGGCGACGCCGCCACAGCGCTGCCGCCTACGCTCACCCGCCCGGCGCACTGGCAGTCCTCGGACACGCCGGCCGCGCCCACCTCCTCCCGTCCCCGGAGAAGGAGCCCACGCCGGAGGTGA